Proteins from a genomic interval of Trifolium pratense cultivar HEN17-A07 linkage group LG6, ARS_RC_1.1, whole genome shotgun sequence:
- the LOC123892437 gene encoding uncharacterized protein LOC123892437 — MSCISLRLPPARKVWKSFTSKLGSKLHNIRKSKTMKKQRKHQNTKTIKPSTTCITAKPPKFHATKRFRRKRFATVRSVFCSFNKKPAPVYIDKLFKEPPCDVVGYLKPETPNYRPRIEIAAKIDDYPRGKKEVAEGSTSKRSCEKTSSSSDDMWESVALASPQMQGIDERAEEFINRFRRQMAAQERLARNL; from the coding sequence ATGTCCTGCATAAGTTTAAGGCTTCCACCTGCTAGAAAGGTATGGAAAAGCTTCACTTCAAAACTTGGTAGTAAACTTCACAACATTCGTAAATCCAAAACcatgaaaaaacaaagaaaacatcAAAACACCAAAACTATAAAACCATCTACTACTTGTATCACTGCCAAACCACCTAAGTTTCATGCAACTAAGCGTTTTCGCCGAAAAAGGTTTGCAACTGTTAGAAGTGTATTCTGCAGCTTCAACAAAAAGCCTGCACCTGTTTATATTGATAAGCTCTTTAAAGAACCTCCTTGTGATGTAGTAGGGTATTTGAAGCCAGAGACACCAAATTACAGACCAAGAATCGAAATAGCTGCGAAGATCGATGATTATCCGAGAGGGAAGAAAGAAGTGGCAGAAGGATCAACAAGCAAGAGATCATGTGAGAAAACCAGTTCATCATCAGATGATATGTGGGAGTCAGTGGCATTAGCTTCACCTCAAATGCAAGGAATTGATGAAAGAGCAGAGGAGTTTATTAACAGGTTTAGACGGCAGATGGCGGCGCAGGAGAGATTAGCTAGGAATTTGTAG